Genomic window (Spirosoma sp. KCTC 42546):
CCCGGATCAGGGTTTCATCTTCAATAATTAATATTTTCGTAGCCATAGGCGTTGATTCATTAGATAGAAATGGTGCAGACTATTAATACGCCTAAATAAGTGCTTGAGGGCCTGGTTCAGTGGGTAGTATGATGGTAAACGTGGTGCCTTTGTTCTCTTCACTCTGAACCAAAAGTTTACCGCCGTGGAGCTCCACATACTGCCGGGCAATAACCAGCCCTAACCCCGTTCCGGGAATAGTGGCGGAGTTACGGGCCCGAAAAAACGTCTGAAACAAAGCGGGCAAATCGCTAACCGGTATGCCTATTCCCGTATCGATGACGTTAATAATCAACTCCTTCTTCAGAAAACGAATCGTTAAGCTGGGATCATCTTTCGAGAATTTAAAGGCGTTTGATAGCAAATTGATCAATACATAACTAAGTAGTTTTTTATCAAAATAAGTACGGTAAGGTGTTTCCTCCACCGAAATATGAACTCTTCGTTGATCGGGTTGGTGACTAAAATGACTGGCAACAACCTGTTGACAAAGGGTCAGAACGTCGCCCCAGTCAGGATGAAATATAATTTTCCCGGCTTCAATCTTTTCGATGCTGAGTATGTCCGAGAGCAGTCCATTCATAGTCTGGATTTGACTGGCAATTATCCCCAGGTATTTTTGAATGAAGGGGGTAGCAACCGCTGGCGGTTGTTCCAGGTACATCCCAATCAAATCAGCGCTGGTTTGGATGGTCGTTAGGGGGGTTCTGAACTCGTGGGAGGCCGTGGAGACAAATTGTGATTTGAGGAGATTTAACTCCTGTTCCCGCTCTAGTGACTGCTGTAAAACCAATTCTTTTTCTTTCTGGCTGGTAATATCATTGGCAATGCCGATATAGCGAAGTGGAACTCCGTGTAAATCATTCATGATGAAGGTGCGAATTTGCAGCCACCGGATTGTTTGGTGAGCCCCCTGCACCCGACATTGCACTCTCACCTCTTGTCCTTGTCGGTATTTGTCAAACTCGACCATCACCCGATGGCGATCTTCCTCCAGTATGGTATCCAGAAACGAGTTGGAACCGTTGGTATCTCCACCCGGCACAATACCAAATACCCGTTCATAGGCCGGATTGATGTATAATAGCTGGAATGAGTCCGCTGAGTGAATCCAAAAGACCTCATCCACATTTTCGGCAATTTCGCGAAACCGTTGTTCACTTTCCCGCAATGCTTCCTGAGCCTTCTCGTACTCGGTAATATCACGGGCTGACGAATAAACGATCTCCTCATATCGATACGCGCGCCATTGGAGTAGTCGATACTGACCATCTTTGTGTCGATACCTGTTCACGTATCCATCAATAACCGGTTGCTGGAAGACTTGCCAGGACGCAACCTGATCGTCTGGGTGGACCCACTCGATAAACCGATGCCCTTCCAATTCGTCTATTCGATAACCCAATGTCTGAGTCCAGGCCTGGTTTACCTTCGTTAAAGTGCCCTCCATGGTGGTAATACAATACATATCGAGAGCTCCTTCAAAGAAGATCGTTAGCTCCCGACTTTTTTGCTGCAAGGCCTGTTCAGCTGCTTTTAATAAGGAAATATCGGTGGCCATTCCTACGAAGCCCGTAACTGCGCCGGCTTCATCTTGTAGTGTACTAGTTGTCAATAAGACAGGCACCCGTTGTCCCTGTTTGCCTTCAATCAGGCATTCGGATTGAAAATAGCCTTGCTTGAGCAAGATCGGCTCCAATAAAAACGAAGGCCTAAAATCTGTTTCCTTAGCCTGGTAAGTCAGGATTGGCAGCGATGTTTCAGAAGGCTCAAACCGAGCCGAAGGATGCCTGCCGATCAATTCATCCGCCTGATACCCTAATACCTGCTCAACGGCAGGATTAGCGGATATGACAACGCCATTGGTATCGGTTGAGATAATGGCCTGACCCGCGTATTTAAGAATGGCATTTTGGAGGGCCGACAGTTGCTGGATCTCCTGAGTGCGCTCTAAAACACGTAATTCAAGTTGTTCTGTATACTGCTGGAGCTGTTGATTGAGTTGCTGCTGGCGTAAAACAATGGCTAACTGGCTCCCCACTTCCTGAGCAATCTCCAAATGATCAGCTGTAAAAAAATGAGAGGAATAGGCCATCAGCACAAAAGCCCCGATATACTGTTGCTGGCTGAATAGGGGAATAATGATCATTGATCGAAACCCACGTTCATATAGAGCCAGTTCAGGTGGGATACCAGCCGTCGTGGACTGTAGCTGATCGATGACAAGAGGTTGTCCACTTAGGAGTGGCTCAATCTCAAAGAGATGGATAGGCAGTTGGGATCCCGCCCGGACGATCCTTTCTCCATTAACTAACCAACTTTTAGCCTGAGCCATACCGGTTGTCAGGTCAAACTGATAAACGACCAGCCGTTCACATGGAATGAGTTGTCGGGCGTGTATCAAAGCAGTTGCCTGGGGTGCTTGCTCGGTCAGACTCTGATTGAGTAGTGTCCGCTCAATGGCCTGTAGTCCTTGAAGCCGCTGATTAGTTCGCTCCAAAGCCCTATTGGCCTGATGCAGCTGCTCATTTTTGTATTGCAACAGGTCGGCCTGCTCCAGTAAGACTTGTTGCTGTTGTTTAAGGGACGAATGGTCCGTATAGATCAACAATACTCCGTCATCAACCCGAACCATATGGCTATCCAGCCACAAATCCACCCCATCCGCCTGATAGTGAGTCTGGTAATGCTTAGAAACGTCCGTTTGAAACGCGTCAATCAATCGCCCAAAGGTACCTTGCTGCTGAGCAGAAGGATATACCTCCAATAAATGTCGGTTGATTAGTTGTCCCGTGGGATAGCCCAGCAAGCGATCATTAGCCGGGTTGGTTAAGCCATAACAAAAGTCAATAATACCCTTTTCTGGAGTGCGAATTGGATGAAATAGGACAAGGCCAGCGGGTAGCTGCTCGACAATGTTTTGCAGCAATTTAGTTTGTTGCTCCAACGTCTGCTGAGCTAGTTTGGACTGGGTAATGTCGATCGCGGTAATAATGAGTCCCTCATATTTTTTATTAACCGATACATCGACCCATTGCATAAGCTCACCAATGGGATGCTGTCGTTCGAATCGTTGTGGTTCGCCTGTTTCCCATACCTGGACATACCGATTAAAGATACCTGAATCTACAAAGCTGGGAAAAAGTTGAAGCATGGTCATCTGGCCAAACTCATCTGGGCTCAATGCGGACATCTGATGCGCCATTCGATTCCCCCATACGTATCGAAAGTCCAGAACCTGATCATGCTGAAGAATGGGCTGACAATGCAGGACCGCCACCGGGATTACGTCTTGAAAGGTCTCCAATTGTTGAGCTTGGAGCGTAGCGTCAAAATCAGTCTTATCCATGATAATCATTCGTTAATACCAGTGCTAAAAGATACCTGACAAGTGTTGATTTTTGCTTGGATAACTAGCCAGATGTCCCATAATCGATTTTACAAGTTGAATGAAAAGCATTTCAAAAAAGAAGTGTCCGGCTGACACAAATGTCTTCGCCAGTTTAATCAGGTTGATTGATTTTTAAGCCTAAAGTGGGCTTGAAAACCTACTCTAATCGAACCAGTAAGACAAAAAAAGATGAATATTTTTACCAATCTACCATTAAAGGCTCGTAAATATTAGTAAAATATATATTTTGGTAACAATGTGTGTTATAAAATAAAGTAGAAATATATCATTAGGCGTGTTCGACTGCTGGAGTTGTTCCTTTGTCACCTTTTGCCTCATACTAGAAGGAGGCATGAGTCAAGTAGGCACATATTGCTCACTAAAAATAAGCCGGTCAATCGCCGGGCATTTTTATGTTTTAATATTAATTCTATCAATACCTAACTCAGCTACTTGTTGCACACTGTCCAATACATTTGACAGTAAATCATACCCCGTTTGCTTCTCCACAGCAACGGCTGACCGTCTCATCCATGCTAACGCGATAGCTTTCCCAGGCTCCTTAGCCGGTTGCATTCGTGTTCGGCATCCAGACTGCAATAACTCGCGTCTGTGCGTTTATCCTGTTCACATCATCCGTACCCACAGGTAGTACCACAATCACCTTCCAGAGAGCAGCAGGGACGGTTAGCTTGCCACTGGCAATAGTTGTAGCCTTTCCGCTGTCGCACTCACCACCTTTGCCCGCTGTTCCAGCAATAATATATAGCTCATTACCCTGAACCACTAGATTACGGCAGTAGTCCTCCAGTCGCAGCCAGGATTGCCGATTCAGTTGAGGTGCCTGGGGCACGATGTTGGTTAGAATGAAAGTCGTCTTGTTTTCCTATGCCGTACTATCCCGATCACCCGAGTGGCAGAGGTGGCCACGGTCAAAGCCGGTATTCTTATAATCCGCATGGTGATCCTGATACCACCCAGTAGGTAGTGATTGGTCTGGTATGAAGTTACCGACTTAGTGAGAAGCTACTCCCTTCCAGGCTGAACTCAGATGCCAGCTTCACTAGTGGGCTATACCGGTCGATTGGTTATAAGAAAGTGAGTATGTTGAACGGGTAATCAGATATGCGTTCGGGCTGGACTCTGAGGCTTTTGCTTCGTCAGGATGACCCATCGCCATATTATCGTCACGAGTAGGCGTTGTATTGGCCGGAATCGGAACACAAGCTTGCTTACACTGGTCTAATGAAAGGAACAATAGCAGACCAACGCAGAATCGAGAATACGATGTCATCGACCTGGTATAATTAATTTTTAGCAACACAGCGGAGGAGAGGTTCGTGATAAAGTAGATGTAATAAGTCAACAAACAGCTATTGGATTGGATTAATAGCCGAATTAATAAGGGCTAATAAATCCTGCAACTTACTAAAAACATGGGCAATGATATGCCGATCTGTATCAGGCAGCGGGCTACGTACATTCTTTACGAAGTTAAGCCATCGGTTTGCAGCCTGAGACCCAATATCACTCACCGTCTGTCGAACAGTTAACTCTTTCTGACTTCGCAGCAGTTCTTTTAGGGTATCCTGCCGCCGTTCGTAAGGCTGTCCATTGGCAAGCGCGAGCTGCTCACTCAACACCGTAGCCATTTTTTGCAAGTGAATAATAATCTTGCGTAGCTCGGTAGACGAAAAATTCAGGTTTGGTATGTTGGGGCGGCCTTGGCGGCTACGATTGGTATCATTCTGCCCTCGGCGTAATGTGTACATCTCGTCGAGTTTACCAAGAAAGGCAGTGTCTTCATCAAAGGCAGTATGTTTGATTAACGGATCGTTGATGATCTTCAAAATCAACTCCTGTTGTTCACGCTGCTTTTTAGTTAATGATTCAGGTTTTTTGTAACCGGCCTTAAAATAGAAATCTGGAATCTCTCCTTCCTTCTTCCAACGGTACTTAGTGGTACGGCCAAGCCCATGCTCAGCAATCACCTTAGCAGCTAGCTTTTCTGTGTAGTCCATCAATGTGTTCGGAATGGTGTGGCAAACTGTTTTAATGAATTTGCCTGAACACAATGCGCTGCTCACCAATTAAAAAAGTACTTAACCGTTCTGATAAGCGGTTAATTGCTATCTGGTTTAGGATAAGGTTTAAATGTAAGACTGAGAGTTAGTTTTGCAGATTTTGTGCACTATTTGTACCCTAATCTATATTTTCAATTAATAATTCATTGATTATCAATAGGCTATTAACTATAATTACTTTCTGTATTGGAAAGTAAGTGTCCTGAACAAGCCTCTGGATCTAATCAAACAACAGCACCTAAAGCCCTTCTTAGGGCTTTAGGCATATATTACACTGCCAGTTTAGTTTATCATAGCGGTTGGAATTTCTTTATAAACCAACCGAGCCGCCCTACTGGTCCGATAATAG
Coding sequences:
- a CDS encoding PAS domain S-box protein, whose amino-acid sequence is MDKTDFDATLQAQQLETFQDVIPVAVLHCQPILQHDQVLDFRYVWGNRMAHQMSALSPDEFGQMTMLQLFPSFVDSGIFNRYVQVWETGEPQRFERQHPIGELMQWVDVSVNKKYEGLIITAIDITQSKLAQQTLEQQTKLLQNIVEQLPAGLVLFHPIRTPEKGIIDFCYGLTNPANDRLLGYPTGQLINRHLLEVYPSAQQQGTFGRLIDAFQTDVSKHYQTHYQADGVDLWLDSHMVRVDDGVLLIYTDHSSLKQQQQVLLEQADLLQYKNEQLHQANRALERTNQRLQGLQAIERTLLNQSLTEQAPQATALIHARQLIPCERLVVYQFDLTTGMAQAKSWLVNGERIVRAGSQLPIHLFEIEPLLSGQPLVIDQLQSTTAGIPPELALYERGFRSMIIIPLFSQQQYIGAFVLMAYSSHFFTADHLEIAQEVGSQLAIVLRQQQLNQQLQQYTEQLELRVLERTQEIQQLSALQNAILKYAGQAIISTDTNGVVISANPAVEQVLGYQADELIGRHPSARFEPSETSLPILTYQAKETDFRPSFLLEPILLKQGYFQSECLIEGKQGQRVPVLLTTSTLQDEAGAVTGFVGMATDISLLKAAEQALQQKSRELTIFFEGALDMYCITTMEGTLTKVNQAWTQTLGYRIDELEGHRFIEWVHPDDQVASWQVFQQPVIDGYVNRYRHKDGQYRLLQWRAYRYEEIVYSSARDITEYEKAQEALRESEQRFREIAENVDEVFWIHSADSFQLLYINPAYERVFGIVPGGDTNGSNSFLDTILEEDRHRVMVEFDKYRQGQEVRVQCRVQGAHQTIRWLQIRTFIMNDLHGVPLRYIGIANDITSQKEKELVLQQSLEREQELNLLKSQFVSTASHEFRTPLTTIQTSADLIGMYLEQPPAVATPFIQKYLGIIASQIQTMNGLLSDILSIEKIEAGKIIFHPDWGDVLTLCQQVVASHFSHQPDQRRVHISVEETPYRTYFDKKLLSYVLINLLSNAFKFSKDDPSLTIRFLKKELIINVIDTGIGIPVSDLPALFQTFFRARNSATIPGTGLGLVIARQYVELHGGKLLVQSEENKGTTFTIILPTEPGPQALI